The genomic region CACAAGGAAGAGGACGAGGCCAACTCGCCAGCCGCGATGCCGCATTGCGCCCTCCGTCGCTCTGCTGCTAGACTAGAAAGGAAGCTTCCTCGCCCAGTAACTCTCCGGGTAGCGCTCCCTGAGCGTCTTCCAGCCTGCGACCAGCGCCTCCCGGCTGCCGCTCTCTTTGTACTCGGCCACGGCGTGCCAGTACTGGGCCTGGGGCGCGTGCACGCTGTGGGGCGCCTCCCGCAGGACCCGCGCGAACTGCTCCTTGGCCGCGGCGTACTGCCCCTGGTCGAACGCCGCGAGGCCCCGGGCCACCCGGAACTCCGGGACAAACTCGTCCGGCGGGACGAACCCCACGGTGCGGTAGTGCACGCCGCCCTCCGGGTCCAGGCA from Candidatus Methylomirabilis sp. harbors:
- a CDS encoding tetratricopeptide repeat protein; this translates as CLDPEGGVHYRTVGFVPPDEFVPEFRVARGLAAFDQGQYAAAKEQFARVLREAPHSVHAPQAQYWHAVAEYKESGSREALVAGWKTLRERYPESYWARKLPF